The Acanthopagrus latus isolate v.2019 chromosome 13, fAcaLat1.1, whole genome shotgun sequence genome contains a region encoding:
- the LOC119031157 gene encoding E3 ubiquitin-protein ligase CBL-like, translating to MAGNPRRGAGLIGLMKDAFQPHQQPPQPHQPAVVDKKMVEKCWKLMDKVVRLCQNPKVALKNSPPYILDLLPDTYQHLRTILSRYEGKIEILGENEYFRVVMENLTNKTKQTMSLFKEAKERMYEENSQPRRNLTKLSLIFSHMLAELKAIFPNGLFQGDNFRITKADAAEFWRRSFGDKTIVPWRTFRQALHEFHPISLGLEAMALKSTIDLTCNDYISVFEFDIFTRLFQPWSSLLRNWNSLAVTHPGYMAFLTYDEVKARLHRFIHKPGSYIFRLSCTRLGQWAIGYVTADGNILQTIPHNKPLFQALIDGYREGFYLFPDGRAQNPDLTGLCEPSPQDHIKVTQEQYELYCEMGSTFQLCKICAENDKDVKIEPCRHLMCTSCLTAWQESEGQGCPFCRCEIKGTEPIVVDPFHPKASGASFAGFQGSSRAEAAGNDEEEDDRLEEHLVMSRLACSKVERPPSPVSQLPPVPPRLDLIQQRPSSSHSAQGPGATAKMAATHRDKPLPLPPALRELPPPPPPERPSLVGQDSRLQRRPLPSTPDQSAWASNYMVPRPATKALSSLSSTPQSNGTSGEGSKPQAATNAVYCLAQRTLPAAAVSSGEKSSSDCEENEYMSPTSLPASGAPWVITGSLVPPPPTQANHHNDVSNEVIDSDSEDPQVYESMCNIQAQAGSSETAQASDHDLPQHSAVVSQDKKEETVEEDIYEYDCPRPVVPPAPTRRTLSEMSGPSAAFSTLSIDGAVEASMFAAGVDPERPPKPLPRRANSDRRPRPVNREFHTPLPDLPGPSTSSASASPPPPPHPHPHPPPPAGPGSLALNGEIECLMSQGYSIQDIQKALMIAQNNLETAKNILREFVSIPSAAHIAT from the exons ATGGCCGGAAATCCGAGGAGGGGCGCCGGTCTCATCGGCTTGATGAAGGACGCCTTTCAGCCCCACCAGCAGCCTCCCCAGCCTCACCAACCTGCAGTGGTCGATAAGAAAATGGTGGAGAAATGCTGGAAACTCATGGATAAG GTTGTGCGTTTGTGCCAGAATCCCAAGGTGGCACTGAAGAACAGCCCGCCCTACATCCTAGACCTACTGCCAGATACCTACCAGCACCTTCGCACCATTCTGTCCCGATACGAGGGAAAAATTGAGATCCTCGGGGAGAACGAGTATTTCCGTGTTGTTATGGAGAACTTGACCAACAAGACTAAGCAGACCATGAGCCTTTTTAAGGAGGCCAAGGAGAGGATGTATGAGGAGAACTCCCAGCCAAG GCGAAACCTTACAAAGCTGTCTCTGATCTTCAGTCACATGCTAGCAGAGCTAAAAGCCATCTTTCCCAATGGCTTATTTCAGGGCGACAACTTCAGGATCACCAAAGCGGATGCTGCCGAATTTTGGAGACGGTCATTTGGGGACAA GACCATAGTGCCATGGAGGACATTTCGTCAAGCCCTCCACGAGTTTCATCCCATCAGCTTGGGGTTGGAGGCCATGGCTCTCAAGTCCACCATCGACCTCACCTGCAACGactacatttctgtgtttgagttCGACATCTTCACCAGGCTCTTCCAG CCGTGGTCGTCCCTTTTAAGAAACTGGAACAGTCTGGCAGTCACACATCCTGGTTACATGGCCTTCTTAACCTACGACGAGGTCAAGGCTCGACTGCACAGGTTCATTCACAAACCTGGCAG CTACATCTTCAGGCTGAGCTGCACTCGGCTGGGCCAGTGGGCGATCGGCTATGTGACAGCTGACGGGAACATCCTGCAGACCATCCCCCATAACAAACCTCTCTTCCAAGCCCTCATTGATGGATACAGAGAGGGATT CTATCTGTTCCCAGATGGTCGTGCACAGAATCCAGACCTTACAGGGCTGTGTGAACCTTCCCCACAGGACCACATCAAAGTGACTCAG GAGCAGTATGAGCTGTACTGTGAAATGGGCTCCACTTTCCAGCTTTGTAAGATATGCGCAGAGAATGATAAGGATGTGAAGATCGAGCCCTGCAGGCACCTAATGTGCACCTCCTGTCTGACTGCCTGGCAG GAGTCGGAGGGTCAAGGCTGCCCGTTTTGTCGCTGTGAAATTAAAGGCACAGAGCCCATCGTAGTGGACCCCTTCCACCCGAAGGCAAGTGGGGCTTCCTTTGCTGGGTTCCAGGGGTCCAGCAGAGCAGAAGCTGCAGGCaatgatgaggaagaggatgatcGGCTGGAGGAGCACCTTGTCATGAGCAGGCTGGCCTGCAGCAAG GTTGAGCGCCCTCCATCCCCAGTGTCTCAGCTGCCTCCAGTGCCCCCCCGGCTGGACCTCATACAGCAAAGACCCTCCAGCTCCCACAGTGCACAGGGTCCGGGAGCCACAGCTAAG ATGGCagcaacacacagagacaagccTTTACCTCTGCCTCCAGCCCTGAGAGAgctgccccctcctccccctccagaGCGCCCCTCCCTGGTTGGCCAGGACTCCAGACTCCAGAGGAGACCCTTGCCCTCCACCCCTGACCAGTCCGCCTGGGCTTCCAACTACATGGTCCCACGCCCGGCAACCAAGGCCCTGTCATCGCTGTCGTCTACCCCACAGAGCAACGGAACAAGTGGAGAGGGAAGCAAACCCCAGGCAGCTACTAATGCTGTCTACTGCCTGGCACAGAG AACTTTGCCAGCAGCAGCGGTTTCGAGCGGGGAGAAGTCGTCTTCTGACTGTGAGGAGAATGAGTACATGAGTCCCACCTCTCTGCCAGCTTCTGGTGCCCCGTGGGTCATAACAGGCTCCTTGGTGCCCCCGCCACCAACCCAGGCGAACCACCATAATGACGTCAG CAATGAGGTGATTGACAGCGACTCTGAGGACCCCCAAGTCTATGAGTCCATGTGCAACATCCAGGCTCAGGCTGGCTCCTCTGAGACGGCACAGGCGTCTGACCACG ACCTCCCTCAACATTCAGCTGTGGTTTCCCAGGACAAAAAGGAGGAGACCGTTGAGGAGGACATTTATGAGTATGACTGTCCCAGACCGGTAGTCCCACCTGCCCCCACCAGAAGAACCCTGTCAGAAATGAGCGGTCCCTCTGCTGCCTTCAGCACTCTCAGCATAGATGGGGCTGTTGAAGCCA GTATGTTTGCAGCAGGTGTCGACCCTGAACGCCCCCCCAAACCACTCCCACGGCGAGCCAACTCCGACCGACGGCCTCGACCTGTAAACCGTGAATTTCATACTCCATTGCCCGATCTCCCTGGTCCTTCCACCTCCTCCGCttctgcctcccctcctcctcctcctcaccctcaccctcatcctcctcctcctgcaggcccAGGAAGCCTGGCCCTAAACGGGGAGATCGAATGCCTGATGTCCCAAGGCTACTCCATCCAGGACATCCAAAAAGCCCTGATGATTGCCCAGAACAACCTAGAGACGGCCAAGAACATCCTGCGCGAGTTTGTCTCCATCCCCTCTGCGGCACACATTGCCACATAG